GCACCAGCCCTGCGTGATGATACATTGTCATGGAAACAAGCCCTTTCCGATGGATTCCGTCACGGCCGCAGGCTGCGGCCGCCGGGCGGTCTACTCCTTCGTGGCGGCCAGCGCCTTCCCGATGCCCAGGGCGTCCTCGGCGGTCAGGAGGGGCAGGTCGTTTCGCTCGGCGATCTCGGTGAAGTAGCCGTCGCCGTTGCTCTCCTCGATCACCAGAATCAGGTCCGACCGGGGGATGATCTCGTCGATGGAGGCCCTGTCGGCCTGGTCGGTGCGCCGCGCCATGCCTTCCACGTGGGCCCCGACGACAAGCAGGCCCTGACCGCGGGCCGCCTCGATGAGCGTCTGGCAGCGGGCGATCTCGGCGTCCACGTCGGTGCCTGCCGCGCCCATGCCCTTCATGCTGGTGCCGGTGGTGACGATGAGGGTCCTGTAGTCGCTCCCTTCGAGATCCGCCGCCGTCAGCTGGTTGTTGTGGTCGGCGGCGTAGCCGGCCTGCATGCAGGACATCTTGACCATCACGGCG
Above is a genomic segment from Synergistales bacterium containing:
- a CDS encoding DUF6305 family protein codes for the protein MKRNIWIAVLIGTMMLSAAGAASAVPVQAVEGPLIVTTCGQSPGAVMVKMSCMQAGYAADHNNQLTAADLEGSDYRTLIVTTGTSMKGMGAAGTDVDAEIARCQTLIEAARGQGLLVVGAHVEGMARRTDQADRASIDEIIPRSDLILVIEESNGDGYFTEIAERNDLPLLTAEDALGIGKALAATKE